CTGCAACATCGCGCTCGGGTACATACCTGCCGGGAAGTCGGCCGTCGGCACGGAGCTCACGGTGTGGCTGCCCGACGAATACGCCAGCGAGGCGGGCCGGCCGGACCGCGCGCGGGTGTGCGAGGTTCCCTTCCGCCCCTCAGTGAACCCCAGCGCCCGCGAGATCGCTTTCGCCCGGGGCCTGGACGCGACGGTGTAGGCGCCCGCATCCGTGAGCAGGTTCGGCCCAGCGCAAACCGGCTCTGATGCCGGCTCTGCGATCGGGCTCGGAATTCAGGGCATTTCCGCGGGTTTGCGGCCTTCAGATCCGGCCGGTGCGGCGCAGCAACCTCAGGTGGTTGCGCACGTTGTCGTGCTCGAAGTAGGCGTCCTGCAGGTGGCGGCGCCCCTTGGAGCGCAGCGCGGTGCGGCCGTGCAGCACACGGTGCCCGGCGCACAGCAGAATCTGCCCGCCCTCCAACCGGACGGAAGCCTGGGCGTTGGGGTCATTGATGCGCCTGGACAGCTCGTGGTAGGCGGCGTAGAAGTCGCCAAGCCGAGGCTCCGACAGGGGAATGGCCTGCATTTGCTGGGTGTTGAAGCGCAGCAACCTGATCTCGCCGCCGCTGTCCAGCTCGACCATGGGGTTGGCCGCGTAGCACTCGTACTCTTCGCTGAAGAGGCGAAAAGGCACCGGCACCGCGCAAAGCACGTCGAACTTGCCGGGGTGATCGTTGCGTAGTTCGTTGAGCACGCCGAAGCCGTCCACGACGCAAGACTCGCCGCCTTCGCATTCGTTCACCAGCATGTGCAGCGCCTGAACGCTGGGCGGCCAGTTGTAGCTGGTAAAGTCGTTGTGCGGCGCGACCGCCAGATCCGTGTGCGCGATGCTGTATCCCTTGGGGTCGACCACGACGTTGTGGATGCGTTCGAACAGCACTTCGCGGATTGGCCCCAAACGGGTCGCGAGCTGCTCCGACGAATCCGGGTCGGTGGGGGCGTCGACCAGCACGCAGACCCCGGTCCGCAGAATCTCCTCGATCATCTCCGCCGCCGTGCTGTCGTCCGCCAGGAACCGTTGATAGTCGTACTTGCGCGGCTGGAACCGGCTGTCCCAGTAGTGCAGGTCCAAACGAGGCCGGCTCAGGAGGCCGTGGATCTCACGTGACCGAAAGCGCGTGCGGTGTCCGTCCGGCCAGGCGATGGAGATGGCTTCGTGCTCGGATCCGGTGCGTTCGATGCTGACCTGCAACGGTCTCAGGTCCTTGGCGACCCGGAAGATGTGGAACCGCTTCTCCGTGGTCTGCACGACGCGGCACTCGCTGCAACCGCAATTGTCGCGCAGCCAGAGGTAGGGAAGACGGGTGCGTTCGCCACCGCTCCAAACCGCGGTCAGGTCATCGACATTCCGGGCGACGCTGCTGATCGATTGCTGCATGGTCGATCCCCTCGATCCGTTGTGACCGGCCCGGAGCATGCGCTGCCGCAACGGCTCCGGGCATCCGTGCGTTGAGGAACGCTTCGGAGCATTAGGTTCGCTTTTTTACCGCGTGTCAAGCACCGGCCCCGGGCGGGCTCCCTTGACATAGTCCTGCGTTTTCAAGCACGTTTCGTCGCCAGGAACCCTGATCGGAAGAGTGACAAGATCAGAGGGAGAAGGGGCCGGTTGTGGCCAGTACGAGCGCCGTTGCGGTAGAGCCCCCACCCCCCCGGAGGGACGGTCCTCATGCAGATCGAACGTGTCGAAGTCATGGTCGTGGCGCCGAAAGTTCAGCGCTTTACGTGGTCGCACGACCTGGATGAGCAGTACACGACCAATACCATCGTCCGGATCACGACGAAGGACGGCCACGAGGGCATCGGCGGCGTCTGGAACAGCACATCCTACGATTTTGATCGCTACACCTGCGAGACATTGCGGCACCTGATCCCCGCGGTGGTCGGCCAGGACGCGACGGCGCGGGAAGAGATCTGGAAAAGCCTGTGGCCGCGGGTCTTTCCCCTTCCGCCGCAAGCCCTGTCCGTCATCGACATCGCGTTGTGGGACCTGAGGGGAAAGGTCGCCGGAAAACCCCTTTATCAGCTCTTGGGAGGAGCAATGGATCGAATCCCATCGTATGCCAGCACGCCGATGCTGGACGACGTGCCGACGTACCTCCGCTTTATCGAAGAAATGATCGAGCGCGGCTTTACGGCCGTGAAGTTCCACTGCTGGTGCCTGCCCGAAAAGGACCTGGAGCTGGCCCGCGCCGCCCGCAAGGAATTCGGCGACGGTGTGGCCTTCATGTTGGACGCGGAAAACAACTACGACCTGCAGAGCGCCAAGCGGGTGGGCGCAGAGCTGGGCGACCTGGGATTCACCTGGTTCGAAGCTCCACTGTTTGACTACGACCTGCCGGGTTATCGCGAGCTGACCCGGAGCGTTGGAGTACCGGTCATTCCCTCGGGGAATTGGCTTCAGGACCTGACGGCATTCAAGCACGCAGTGGCGACCCAATGTTGGACGGCGGCCCGGACCGATGTCGCAGTCGCCGGCGGCTTCACAGGGGGCCGGAAGTACCTGGCCGCAGCGAAAGCCGCGGGTATGCGCTGCGAGGTCATGGCCTGGGGCACCACGCTGGTTTCAGCCGCCAACCTCCACCTGATGCTGGGGACCGGACTGAGCACCTATTTCGAGCAGGCGGTCCCGTGGGAACCGTACGAATACGGGATGCACGACGTGATCCGCGCCGGTCCCGACGGACATGTCGTCGCGCCGTCGGCTCCCGGCCTGGGGGTGGAAGTCGACTGGGACGCCATGGAAGCGGCAACGATCCACCGGCTCGATTCCCGGTCGCTGTCGTATTAGGAGCGGGGGTTGTTAACCCCCGCGTGACCAATTTTCACAATGGAGCTCGAAAGCATGGGCGCCCGTGCGGTTTCATCATCGTCCGTCCTCTCCGCCCTGAAATTGCCGTCAAGCCCCCGAAATATCGCCATAGGCATGGAAGAGAAAACAGAGCCGCGGTAGGCCCTGCCTCCGGGCTTCGTGAAATGGCTCGGGACCGCGCGGAACTCTGGACGGAGAAGGGACAGTTCCCTAGCTGATCCGGATTTCTCACTTGGAGGTATTCACTCGATTGACCACGTGAACTCTCAACCTGGGTTGTCGGTGCGGGTGATCAACCTGGATCATATCTTCAAGAGCCGGAATCCGAACGAAGCACGGTTGATCCGGTGACCCGCATGGCCCGGACTGTGCGCGCGCGACCGGTTCCATCGAACACGCCCCTTGGCCCGCCAGGATTACGA
This Acidobacteriota bacterium DNA region includes the following protein-coding sequences:
- a CDS encoding TauD/TfdA family dioxygenase — encoded protein: MQQSISSVARNVDDLTAVWSGGERTRLPYLWLRDNCGCSECRVVQTTEKRFHIFRVAKDLRPLQVSIERTGSEHEAISIAWPDGHRTRFRSREIHGLLSRPRLDLHYWDSRFQPRKYDYQRFLADDSTAAEMIEEILRTGVCVLVDAPTDPDSSEQLATRLGPIREVLFERIHNVVVDPKGYSIAHTDLAVAPHNDFTSYNWPPSVQALHMLVNECEGGESCVVDGFGVLNELRNDHPGKFDVLCAVPVPFRLFSEEYECYAANPMVELDSGGEIRLLRFNTQQMQAIPLSEPRLGDFYAAYHELSRRINDPNAQASVRLEGGQILLCAGHRVLHGRTALRSKGRRHLQDAYFEHDNVRNHLRLLRRTGRI
- a CDS encoding mandelate racemase/muconate lactonizing enzyme family protein, whose protein sequence is MQIERVEVMVVAPKVQRFTWSHDLDEQYTTNTIVRITTKDGHEGIGGVWNSTSYDFDRYTCETLRHLIPAVVGQDATAREEIWKSLWPRVFPLPPQALSVIDIALWDLRGKVAGKPLYQLLGGAMDRIPSYASTPMLDDVPTYLRFIEEMIERGFTAVKFHCWCLPEKDLELARAARKEFGDGVAFMLDAENNYDLQSAKRVGAELGDLGFTWFEAPLFDYDLPGYRELTRSVGVPVIPSGNWLQDLTAFKHAVATQCWTAARTDVAVAGGFTGGRKYLAAAKAAGMRCEVMAWGTTLVSAANLHLMLGTGLSTYFEQAVPWEPYEYGMHDVIRAGPDGHVVAPSAPGLGVEVDWDAMEAATIHRLDSRSLSY
- a CDS encoding aminomethyl transferase family protein, with translation CNIALGYIPAGKSAVGTELTVWLPDEYASEAGRPDRARVCEVPFRPSVNPSAREIAFARGLDATV